GCCGCCAAGGCCGGGGTGGTGCCTTAGGCCGGATGGTTCTGCTGTTCAATGTACTGCTTCACGACGTCAAGCGGTGCCCCGCCGTCGAAGTACGAGCCCGACCACAGTTTCTTGGGTTAGGTAGTAGTGGTGGGCGAGGTCGGGGAATTCCTGCCGCAGGCGGCGAGGACACGCCTTTCAGCGAGTTGACCAGCCGGGTCACAATCATCTGTGGCGGGTAGGTGACGAGCAGGTGGACGTAGTTGCTGTCGCCGTCGAAATCGACCAGTTCGGCGTCGAAGTCGCGGCACACGTCCTGCATGATCGCCTCCATGCGGGACAGGCGCCGGTCGGCGAACACCTCATGCAGGAACTTTGTCACGAAGACCAAGTGGACATGCATCGCAAGAATGCAGTGTCTGTCAGTGCGGATGCCTTCGAAATCTGTTATAAATCAAGATGGTAAGGTGCGTTCTGTGCAGCTTCGGTACAACTTCCGCGTCTACCCGACGACGGGCCAGCAGATTCAACTGGCGAAGGCGTTCGGGTGTGCGCGGGTGGTGTTCAACGACGGGCTGCGCCTGCGCCAGCAGGCCCGCGAGGCGGGCGAGAAGTACGTTTCTGACGGGGAGTTGTCGCGGCGGATCATCACCGAGGCGAAGGCGACCGCAGAGCGTGCCTGGTTGGGCGAGGTCTCCGCGGTAGTGTTGCAGCAGGCCTTGGCGGATCTGAACAACGCGTACCGCAACTTCTTCGCCTCGGTTATGGGTAAGCGCAAGGGTCGCAAATTTGCCCCGCCGAGGTTTCGGTCGCGTAAGGACAATCGGCAGGCGATCAGGTTTACGAAAAACTCCCGGTTCAAGGTCCTCGACAATGGCCGCCTACGTCTGCCGAAGATTGGCGACGTTGAGGTGCGCTGGTCGCGAAGCCTGCCGTCCGGTCCGTCCTCGGTCACGGTGATCAAGGACGCGGCGGGTCGGTACTTTGCGTCGTTCGTCGTGCAGGCCACGGACGTGCCACTTCCCGAGACAGGCTCTGAGGTTGGCATCGACCTCGGACTGACCCACTTCGCTGTGCTGTCGGATGGCACGAAGGTCGCGGCGCCGAAGTTCCTGCGTCGGGCCGCCCGCAAGCTCAAGCGGCTGCAACAGGATCTCTCCCGCAAGCAGCGCGGGAGTCAGAACCGCAAGAAGGCCGTTGTCAAGGTCGCTCGCGCTCATGCGCGGGTGGCCGACACGCGGCGGGACTGGCAGCACAAGCTGTCCACGAAGATTATCCGCGACAACCAAGCGGTGTATGTCGAGGACCTTGCCGTTGCCGGTCTCTGCCGGACCCGGCTCGCGAAGTCCGTGCACGACGCCGGATGGGCCGCCTTCACCGCCATGTTGGAGTACAAGGCCGCCCGGTACGGGCGCACTTTCGGCAGGGTGAACCGGTGGTTCCCGTCCACCCGGATGTGCTCGGCATGTGGCCGCGTCAACGAGAAGATGGGGCTGAACGTCCGGTCGTGGGACTGCCCCTGCGGCAGCCGCCACGACCGGGACCACAACGCCGCCATCAACGTGTTGGCCGCCGGGCAGGCGGACAACTCAAACGACCGTGGAGCGCAGGTAAGACCGGGACTCGTCCCGGCACCGCGCGGCGAAGCGGTAACCCACCCGGACGCCGCGCGGCCCACGTGCAGCGTGGAGGGAATCCCCGTCTTTTAGGGCGGGGAGGATGTCAACACCTTGACATCGAGACCGACGACGTCCACGCCGAGGTGGACCGGCTGCTCGCGCTCGGTGCCACCCGGGTCTCCCAGTGGCAGGAGTGCCACGTGCTGCGTGCCCCGAGCGGGCACCTGCTCTGCGTGATCCCGGTGGCCGGCGACCCGGCGTCGTTCGCGGCGACCGCCCGCCGCTGGGACTGACCCACCGACGCGCGACGCCCCGACCGCCGGGTGTGGCGGTCGGGGCGTCCTCGTGCGTCAGGTCACCCGGTGTACGGGAGGGTGACCTTCGACTGGTTGCCGGTGCCGAGGGTGGTCGGGGTGCTGCCGATGGCGTTCCAGACCTCGACCTTCACCGTGCCGCCGGCCAGGTTCCCGAGCGTGCCGACGCCCGAGTAGAGGCCCTTGGTGTCGGTGTAGTGCTCCATGCCGGTGACCGGGTCGGTGGCGTAGTAGTTGTACGTCTCCACCCGGTCGAAGCTGCCGTCACCGGTCAGGTCGTAGGAGACCCGCACGTGGGTGCCGTCACCGACGCCGGTGCCGGCGTCCAGGAGCAGGTCGAACTTGGTCTGCCCGCCGTTGTACGTCGCGGTGACCCCGGTGGCGGTGTAGACCAGCGGGTTGTGCGGCGTGCCGACCCAGTTGCCGTTGGCGGCGCTGACGGTGGCCGTGCCGGCGGCGCCGGCCGTGCCGGACAGCTGGGTGCTGCCCTGCAGGTACATGTCGCCGGCGAAGGCGGTCGGGTCACCGGTGGGCGGCGGGGTGGTGGTGGGTGCGGTCCCGTCGTACGGCATCACGAGCTGGGACTGGTTGCCGATGCCCAGGTTGACCGCGCCGCTGCCGATGGCGTTCCAGACCTCCACCTTGACCGTGCCGCCGGCCAGGTTGCCGAGCGTGCCGGTGGCCGACTTCAGGCCCTGGGTCTGCTTGTAGTGCTCCACGCCGGTGACCGGGTCGGTGGCGTAGTAGCTGTAGGTCTCCACCCGGTCGAAGCTGCCGTCGCCGGTGAGGTCGTACGACACCCGGGCCTGGATGCCGTTGCCGACCGAGGTGCCGGCGTCGACGGCCAGGTCGAACGCGGTGGTCCCACCGTTGTAGGCGCCGGTCAGCCCGGTGGCGGTGAACACCTGCGGGTTGGTCGGCGTGCCGTCGTGTGTGCCGTTGGCGGCGGCCACCGAGACCGTCCCGTTGGTGCCCGCGGTGCCGCCCAGGGCGCCGTCGGCCAGCAGGTACTGCGTCGGGCTGAGCGGCGTCGCCGGCGGCGTGCTGGTCGTCGGGGTCGGGGTCGGGGTGGGCGGCGTGGTGACCGACGGGCTCGGGGTCGGGCTGGTCGGGGTGGGCGACGGCGTGTCGGTCGGCGTGGTCGGCGGGGTGGTCGGGACCACCACGCCACCGGTGGCGCTGCCACCGCTCCAGGTCAGTGCCCCGGAGGTCACCGTCTTGCCGGCCGGCACGGCCAGCTTCGTACCGTCGGAGAAGGTCACCGTCAGCGGCTCGGCGGTGATGTTCGACGCCACGTAGGTGCGGGCCGTGCCCTTCTTGAACACCTTGGCCAGCGGGTGGTTCGCGGTGATCGAGGTGTCCACGTTGCCCAGCGCGGCGAGGTTGCGGATCCAGTGGAACGTGTGCGCCTTGCTCTCGCCCTCCTCGCTGGCGAAGGTGCTGTTCGCTCGGAAGTTCGCCAGCGCCTTGTCGCCGTCACCGAGGGCCTGGAACTCCCAGATGATGTCCTGCCACACGCTCGGCGGACCGCCCTTGTTGGTGACCAGCTCGTTGTAGTTGGCCAGCACGTACGCCGGGTCGTTGCCCAGGTAGAAGTGGCCGCCGGTGATCGGCAGCATGTTGATGCCCTGGATCATCTCGGGTGCCGAGGAGAACCAGGTGGCGTACGCGCCGCCGTCACCCCACACCATGCCGACCGTCTTGTGGCCGAAGGCGGCGGGGAAGTTCTCGTCGTGCACGTCGAACCAGTACTCGGAGATCGCCGCGGACTGGGTGGTCCAGATGAAGACCCCGGCGTCGCGTACGGCGGTGTTGCCGGTCGCCTGGCCCCATTGGATCAGGGCGTTGGCGAAGTTCATGCCCTCCGAGGAGGACTCCTGGTTGTTGCCGGCGAAGAAGCAGGCCAGGCCGGAGGCCCAGTCGTGGCCGGCGTAGATGTCGAAGTCCCGCAGGTAGGGGAAGCGGGCGTCGGACCGGTCGTAGTTGTTGGCGTCGCGGATCAGCATGTCGACCATGCCGCCGTACTTGGTGGTGGAGGCCCAGGTCGGGTCGAACTTGGCCACCGTGGCCGCCGCGGCGATGAAGTAGCCGTAGTGGAAGTGGTGGTCGTTCAGGTCCTCGTCGGAGAAGTACGAGGCGGGGTAGCCGATCAGGGTGCCCCAGTTCTTGTCGTAGTAGAACAGCTGGCTGGTCTCGCCGGAGCCGGCGGTCAGCCAGTTGGTGAGCCGCGTCTTCATGGCGGTCACCGCCGCGTCCCGGACTGTGGTCAGGCCGAGCTGGTCGGCGATCTCGGCGACCCGGGCGGCCCGGCCGAGGCCCTTGCCCGCCCAGTAGGTGTCCTGGCCGCTGATCCCCTCCGGGTTGGCCAGTTCGGCGTTGAGGTAGTTGGTGATGGTGGTGAGGTCGGCGCCCGAGGAGTCGCCCACCGCCGGCACCTCCGGCAGCACGCCGGTGTACTTCATGCTGGTGGTGAAGGAGGCGACCCCGGTCAGGGTCCGCATCGCGCCGCGCGGCGAGACGTAGGTGGGGGTGATCGGGGTGGCGCCGACGAGGCTGCGCCACTGGTGCGGGTAGAGGGACACCACCGTCTTGGTCTCGGTGCCCTCGCGCGGGGTGGTGGTTAAGGCGTACGTCGTGCGGACCGTGCTGGTCGCCGGGTCGTACGTGTAGGTCATCTTGGTGCCGGTGACGTGGGCGTGGGCGTACTTGCCGTACTCGGCCGCGAGGGCGGCCTTGTCGGCGCCGCCGGGCAGCACCGCGACGGAGAAGTAGCCCTTGCCGCCCAGCGTCGAGCTGATGCCCGCGCCGGCCACGGTCCAGCTGGCGCCGGTCGGGGCGTACGCGACGTAGTCGTGGCCGCTGACCGTGAAGCCGATCATCGAGCCGGAGTTGGCCCAGACGGTCGGCGCCGCGGCGGCGGTGATCTGCGCGTTGCCGCCGGTGATCTGGTAGTAGCTGAACGGCAGGCCGTGCCCGATGGTCGCCCGCATGGTGCGCGCGCCGTCGTTCCAGTCCGCGGTGACCGTCCAGTCGGTCCAGTCGGCGGCCTTGACGATCGGCGCGCCGAGCCCGGCGACCCCGACCCGGATGTCCTCGGTGTACGGGTAGTGGTACTCACCCGTTCCGGTGGCGGTGCCGCTGATCGCCGGCGTGGTGGTGTACGACAGCCCCAGCCCGTTGTTCTCGGCGTGGTACGCCAGCGGGTGCGCCATCATGTTCTCGCTGGTGGCGCAGTTGTTGCGCTTCCACAGCAGCGACGACCACCAGTCGTTGGTGGGGATGGCGCCCTTCGGGGCGTCGGCGGTGACGAAGAGCCGCGGGTTGGTGCTGATGGTGCCGCAGCCCTTGGGCAGCGCGCCGCCGGGCGGCAGGGTCTCGGTGTAGCTGCCGGCGCCGACGGTGCCGGCCTCGGCGGTGCCGCCACCGGCGACCACGACGCCGAGCACACCGGCGGCGAGGAACGAGGCGGTGGCGAGTGCGAGGGCGCGCAGGCCCCGGGTGCGGTGGGTGGGCGGTACGGGAGTGGTCAGTGGACTGCCACCGGGGGAGTGGTCCCGGAGGGGAGGTGTCATGGGGGGTTCCCCTTCACTGTCAGGGATCGGGGTAGGTGGGGTGCGGATCGAGGAGCGTCGAGAGAGCGCTCTCTTGAGGTGCGAGGTTAGGTTTCGGTTACCGGCACGTCAATGGCTGATGACGAGAGAGAGCGCTCTCTCGAAGCTGTCACCCGGGCGCTCCGCGCTACGCCTTCCGGCTCTTCAGCAGGGAAGATGATCGATGCCATGATCCACTAGGGAGGGTGTCGCATCGGCGAAACACGTCGGAAATTTTTTGCCGGTCGATGGCGGTGTCGCCCGTGGGCGCGCTCCCGACCGCGATCACTGGCCGGCGCGTACCCGCTGACCCGGACCCACCGGGAGCGTCACCGCTGCGGTCCCGGCGGCTCGGAGCGGCGTCGCCGCCGTGCCAGCAGGGCGATCGCCCCCAGCGCGCCGCCCAGCACGACCGCTGCGCCGGCCGGCAACCACCCGGACCGGCCGGTCGGCGAGGTCCGCGTGGCGGCGGCCGACGACGCCAACGGCGGATCGGCGGGCGCCGTCGTCGCCCCGGGCAGCAGATATGCGTTGCTGGCGACCAGGGCGCTGCCCGCCGTCGTCTCCACCGAGGTGACCGTGACCCGGTTGCGGACCAGCGTGCCGGGCGGGGATCCCGGCCGGACCAGCCCGGTGACGGTGATCCGGGGCGGCCCCTGTGCGCCACCGAGCCGCAGGTCACCCAGTTCGCAGACGACCGTCCGCGGGGAGACGGCACACCGCCCCGGCGTGACGCGGGCGCTGACCCCGTCGAGGTCGGCCGTGGTGGTGAAGGTGACCCGGGCGCCGGTGAGGGTGCCGTTGCCGGCGATCGTCACCGTGTGGGTGACCCGCTGGCCGGGCAGCGCGCCGAACGGCGTCGAGGTCAGCACGGGAGCCGCGTCGACCGTTGCCCCGGTGACGGTGGGCGTGGGGGCGGGGGCCGCGCCCACCACGGCGGCCAGCAGGCCCACCACCGGCCCGGCAACGGACTCCCACATCCCCACACTGTAGGCCCGGCGGCGACCCGGTGCGGGGCATTGTCCCGAGGCCGCGCACCGACGGGGTCCGTCGCGCCGGTCCGTCACGGGCTCGCCGGTCCGCCGTCGGGTCGCACCGTCGG
The Micromonospora sp. R77 DNA segment above includes these coding regions:
- a CDS encoding transposase produces the protein MRSVQLRYNFRVYPTTGQQIQLAKAFGCARVVFNDGLRLRQQAREAGEKYVSDGELSRRIITEAKATAERAWLGEVSAVVLQQALADLNNAYRNFFASVMGKRKGRKFAPPRFRSRKDNRQAIRFTKNSRFKVLDNGRLRLPKIGDVEVRWSRSLPSGPSSVTVIKDAAGRYFASFVVQATDVPLPETGSEVGIDLGLTHFAVLSDGTKVAAPKFLRRAARKLKRLQQDLSRKQRGSQNRKKAVVKVARAHARVADTRRDWQHKLSTKIIRDNQAVYVEDLAVAGLCRTRLAKSVHDAGWAAFTAMLEYKAARYGRTFGRVNRWFPSTRMCSACGRVNEKMGLNVRSWDCPCGSRHDRDHNAAINVLAAGQADNSNDRGAQVRPGLVPAPRGEAVTHPDAARPTCSVEGIPVF
- a CDS encoding VOC family protein; this encodes MDRLLALGATRVSQWQECHVLRAPSGHLLCVIPVAGDPASFAATARRWD
- a CDS encoding glycosyl hydrolase — protein: MTPPLRDHSPGGSPLTTPVPPTHRTRGLRALALATASFLAAGVLGVVVAGGGTAEAGTVGAGSYTETLPPGGALPKGCGTISTNPRLFVTADAPKGAIPTNDWWSSLLWKRNNCATSENMMAHPLAYHAENNGLGLSYTTTPAISGTATGTGEYHYPYTEDIRVGVAGLGAPIVKAADWTDWTVTADWNDGARTMRATIGHGLPFSYYQITGGNAQITAAAAPTVWANSGSMIGFTVSGHDYVAYAPTGASWTVAGAGISSTLGGKGYFSVAVLPGGADKAALAAEYGKYAHAHVTGTKMTYTYDPATSTVRTTYALTTTPREGTETKTVVSLYPHQWRSLVGATPITPTYVSPRGAMRTLTGVASFTTSMKYTGVLPEVPAVGDSSGADLTTITNYLNAELANPEGISGQDTYWAGKGLGRAARVAEIADQLGLTTVRDAAVTAMKTRLTNWLTAGSGETSQLFYYDKNWGTLIGYPASYFSDEDLNDHHFHYGYFIAAAATVAKFDPTWASTTKYGGMVDMLIRDANNYDRSDARFPYLRDFDIYAGHDWASGLACFFAGNNQESSSEGMNFANALIQWGQATGNTAVRDAGVFIWTTQSAAISEYWFDVHDENFPAAFGHKTVGMVWGDGGAYATWFSSAPEMIQGINMLPITGGHFYLGNDPAYVLANYNELVTNKGGPPSVWQDIIWEFQALGDGDKALANFRANSTFASEEGESKAHTFHWIRNLAALGNVDTSITANHPLAKVFKKGTARTYVASNITAEPLTVTFSDGTKLAVPAGKTVTSGALTWSGGSATGGVVVPTTPPTTPTDTPSPTPTSPTPSPSVTTPPTPTPTPTTSTPPATPLSPTQYLLADGALGGTAGTNGTVSVAAANGTHDGTPTNPQVFTATGLTGAYNGGTTAFDLAVDAGTSVGNGIQARVSYDLTGDGSFDRVETYSYYATDPVTGVEHYKQTQGLKSATGTLGNLAGGTVKVEVWNAIGSGAVNLGIGNQSQLVMPYDGTAPTTTPPPTGDPTAFAGDMYLQGSTQLSGTAGAAGTATVSAANGNWVGTPHNPLVYTATGVTATYNGGQTKFDLLLDAGTGVGDGTHVRVSYDLTGDGSFDRVETYNYYATDPVTGMEHYTDTKGLYSGVGTLGNLAGGTVKVEVWNAIGSTPTTLGTGNQSKVTLPYTG